One genomic window of Medicago truncatula cultivar Jemalong A17 chromosome 1, MtrunA17r5.0-ANR, whole genome shotgun sequence includes the following:
- the LOC25495622 gene encoding uncharacterized protein At2g29880: MGDSQQENNRGKGKDKDGYVAWIMEETNELLYLLVDAINRGLRDANESLSKQNVERAILPQLNAKTESHKTYNHYLSLMKWFRNQYNKMSTFMRNNSGFGWDSVAKTYTATEEVWNNYLKSHPSHKNLQGKSMIDYDYLKIVVGGGVSSGNNFIALDLEDTDATTFEQESESFGMEEFSYDPNSDTFIAPDSYEPPYQPPSPNQPTPPPYFSLDSEVPIEKRNCHKRNRSEYERSSGVVGINNQGPAMENLSSSIGTIAVHFEKMSNMMEKREKDRELKNNI, translated from the exons ATGGGGGATTCACAACAAGAAAATAATAGAGGGAAGGGTAAGGACAAAGATGGCTATGTAGCTTGGATCATGGAGGAAACTAATGAGTTGTTGTACCTCTTGGTGgatgctataaatagagggtTACGTGATGCCAATGAGTCCCTTAGTAAACAAAATGTAGAGCGAGCTATCCTTCCTCAGCTCAATGCCAAAACTGAATCACATAAAACTTATAATCATTACTTGAGCCTAATGAAGTGGTTTAGAAATCAATACAACAAGATGTCAACGTTTATGCGTAACAACTCTGGTTTTGGATGGGATTCCGTTGCGAAGACTTACACGGCTACTGAAGAAGTATGGAATAATTACTTAAAG tctcATCCATCTCACAAAAATCTTCAAGGAAAAAgtatgattgattatgattatttGAAGATTGTTGTTGGAGGTGGAGTGTCTAGCGGGAATAATTTTATAGCATTAGACCTTGAGGATACTGATGCAACAACTTTTGAGCAAGAAAGTGAAAGTTTTGGAATGGAAGAGTTTTCATATGATCCTAATAGTGATACATTCATAGCACCAGATAGCTATGAACCACCGTACCAACCTCCATCACCTAACCAACCTACTCCACCACCCTATTTTTCTTTAGATTCAGAGGTTCCTATTGAAAAACGAAATTGCCATAAGAGAAATAGATCCGAGTACGAAAGGAGTTCTGGCGTTGTTGGGATCAACAATCAAGGACCTGCTATGGAAAACCTTTCTTCTAGCATTGGGACTATTGCTGTGCACTTTGAAAAGATGTCTAACATGATggagaaaagagaaaaggatAGAGAGCTGAAGAATAATATTTAG